Part of the Oncorhynchus tshawytscha isolate Ot180627B linkage group LG23, Otsh_v2.0, whole genome shotgun sequence genome, tccacacagggttctacatggaacccaaaatggttctacctgggttctcctatggggacagcagaagaacccttttggaagctATTTTACTAGgagtgtacagtatatgctgGGATTGAACACCCCAACTTCAAGACATATCATACCAGTGCAATTATGAAACTGTTGAATTCACAATCTAATTATACTGGAGTTTTTGTTGTATCATTAATTTGATTCCCCTCACTTTATTcacgaggcacacacacacacacacacacactgtagttaTTACGCTGTAGGTACACGTTATAAGATAACAAACTTTAAAACAGTAGAGTTGCAACTTACCTGCCTGCGAGAGCGGATGGTTGTGCTACAGGATGAATTGTTGGTGCTCGTCATCCTATTTCCTTGGCATGATTCTTTTTTCCACTTCGTGTTTTCCTTGGGGTCAGCCGGCAATGGGTTGAGGAAAAGAATTCTAGCGATAAATCCATACAGAACCGTGGCTAGCATGAGGGGCACCACGTAGAACATGGCAAAGTCCGTGAAGTAGATAAATGGCAGGTAAAGATTTCTTGACACTTTGTATTCGCATGAGACCACGGTAATATTGTCGTAAATCAACTCGTTCATGTCAGACAGATAAAACCACATGGCGCAGTAGAGCGAGGTTAAAGCCCAAACGACCACTATGATTTTCTTTGCTCTTGACAGAGTGCACATAAACTGCGCTTTTATGGGGTGGCAGATGGCTATGTACCGCTCAATAGTGAAAGCGGTGATAGAGCACGAAGACGCGTTGATGCCCAAGTACTGGAAATAAGTGATGCTAAGGCACCCGACGTATCCGTACACCCAGCCTCCTCCATACAAACTCTGTGTAATATTCGGCAGTCCCGCCGCCGTCAGAACCATCAGGTCGGCCACCGCCAAACTCACCAGGTAACAGTTGGTGGGTGTCCGCATGTGTTTGGTTGTAAGAACAACTAGAATCACCATAACATTTCCAACTATTCCTATCCCACAGATGAGAATCACAAAAAATATGCTGACCACTTTGTATTCCATGCTATAATCAGTCCATGGACCAAGCGTCTGGTTATCTGGATTTGAAGTAACATTCTCCATGGTTTAGTTCTGTCCAGTTCACTTGGAGGAGTAATTCATTTCAGACACAGGCTTTACATTTAAAATAGCCTCAAGAGAGCTCCCTTTAAAAATCTATTAGTTCCAAAACCAAGTCATTATTCAATAAAGTATTTTGTATTACTTATCCAACATAAAAGCAAACTAATTCCATGAGGTTatgaaagagatatatatatatatatcatacaaAATCGAGCGAGCAAAACATATTCGATGAATACGAAGACCAGGTTTGGATTTTAGTGCCGTTTACCCATGTTTTAG contains:
- the LOC112223143 gene encoding thyrotropin-releasing hormone receptor-like: MENVTSNPDNQTLGPWTDYSMEYKVVSIFFVILICGIGIVGNVMVILVVLTTKHMRTPTNCYLVSLAVADLMVLTAAGLPNITQSLYGGGWVYGYVGCLSITYFQYLGINASSCSITAFTIERYIAICHPIKAQFMCTLSRAKKIIVVVWALTSLYCAMWFYLSDMNELIYDNITVVSCEYKVSRNLYLPFIYFTDFAMFYVVPLMLATVLYGFIARILFLNPLPADPKENTKWKKESCQGNRMTSTNNSSCSTTIRSRRQVTKMLAVVVVLFALLWMPYRTLVVVNSFLDKPYLDLWFLLFCRICIYLNSAVNPVIYNAMSQKFRTSFKKLCHCGPQRLEKPASYSLALTYSAIKDTTNGESPDHFTTEMDELATPTPSDQFLPSTKRISFEDTSLSGRVALCTA